AGTGAACTTAATAATATTAAGGCCATATCTCCATCACTAAAGGTCACATCCATATTCTGCAAATATGTCGCCAACTTATTAAAGCTTGTGATATGATTATTCATTATAGTACCGGGAACATATGTGAAGCGCAACAGTCTTTTTTTATATCAAGAAAACGGTTTTGGATCTTCAAGAGCAgaggctcttttcctcttattatctttcacgggctttgggacagaggccgaagcctcttccttgacggacgagggcctcaaaaccgcatctttgcacACACCTACATATGGAAAATATCATTAAAGTATATGGAAAGCATCTCATTCGAACTACCAAAAGgtacgagaaaggggcttaccatgatttttggcctcccatcggccctttgacaaatcacgccatgagcgttcggcatatgtggaggtcgaagccagaGCTCATACCTAGTTCTTGAGATCGagaactgctccgggcatccaaGGAATCACTGCATCACAAAAAGATGAATATCagtgagaaaagaaataaaagggaaaaatagaaggaagtaacagcagaattacacttacgtttcatattccactcctcgggaaaagacatcttttcagtcggaatcaggtctgaaTTCCTTACTCGAacaaacctgcccatccagcctcgatccctgtCCTTGTAAATGCTCGAgaatagagccttggtagcccgacgctgaagttttattaaccctcctcgaaaaaggcgaggacggtacgatcggatgagatggtcgagggtgaacgacatcccctcgattttgttcacaaagtatcgaATCAAGCTTATATACCCCCGCACCTGCACATTCTGTTGCctctctatatattcggcttccgcaacaattgatATCAGAGCCAAGGTTCTATCTTAGTATGCTCTGTGATTGCAACATAGTTTGAACTTCCACACCAGAAAAGAATTATTTTGGTGTTCTGTACTGTCAGTAAATAAATAGCATCTGTAGCAAAAATGggagataataaaaatgaagagtCCACATCGGGTGTCAGTAATACGTCGTTGGCATCTTCTcttatgacaagaattatgtCAAATACGAAATTTGCAgttgaaatttttgacgggtcaggacatttcggGATATGGCAAGCTGAGGTTCTTAATgtcctttttcaacaagggctagatattGCCATAGAAGAAAATAAACCAGACAATatcggagaaggagattggaagaTTATCAATCACGTTGCTTATGGTACCATTCGATCTTACCTCACAAGAGAACAGAAGTATCCATACACAaaagaaacttctgcaagtaaattgtgGAATGCATTGAAGggataaattcttgaagaaaaacagtcagtAAGCTgaacaagaataccattcctttgaccgtagaatcagttatGCGTCTAATGGATagagacgaagaagaagaagaagaagaagaagaagaagaagaaaataatgggTCCGCGCTGGCAGCCCGAACGGAGAAGACCACCGACAttccacaggcagctggatcgatggtggttcataaggctccacCTCGAACTGGGGATATATCGAagaaagattcgggcagagtcTCCGAGTTTTTGGAGATCGAAGATGTTTCCCATCGAAGCCAacagatgggggatatgtctgaaaggGCTCTCCTCGAATCTCTTCGAACCaaagagaatgctccaagtgattcacttgaggcagtagcaatcgaagactcgcccaccttccctgctttttctgcaggggcgattcgggaagcccaagctttaggggccctcgaactagacaggcctcatgatggagaggaccattttcgtgacctgtttaccggtatcgaggatgTTGCGGATACTAATGATGCATCGGATCTTTTTCACGcggtgcagcaggctttgaatcaggtaagccttaaattattttattggtATTACCTTTATgcttgcttttcttttctaacttcatttcttctttctttgccgCGGCAGTTTATCGAGAAGCATGGTCTCAGTCCCGAACCgagctgcatcgatacgaggCCGAGATTCAATgtgttacggaggagaggaactccctaaaactCCTCTTAGGCCAAAtgggagaggaaataaaagacctccgagctgagttggccaaggctcaccaagatcagatcgacatgtccgagcaggtaataatacttttaaaagcctatgggctcgatactggaatgatggctaatttttcggtctcacggctgcagcaaaaaattgagatgatcgaaaAACTCCATGAAGAAGTCGATGTGGTAAAAGCGGAGTCTTTAaagtggaaagaaggaatggaccgctttgctatagagaaagaagctgctcgagcccaattatcatcaaccaaaaaccaacttcaaaaaataaaggagaaaggctcggtccaagcaagaagaatagaggagctcgaggctcggttgtcCTCTAAACTTGCCAAGGCTGAATCTGACGCCAAAAAGGCAAAGAAAGATATGGATGCACTCGTGgctgtctatcgggccgatgctgaagttgcccaggtccaagcaagagaggcagccgagaccgccgatactcgagtacattgggttgctgaacttgctaagtgccgatctcggagggagaccctcgaggagatccatgctcgagatTTTGACCTCACTGAAGAGATTAAAAGGTCCAAAGAACTCGAAGTCGATGCTAAAGCCCTGGCTTTcaatgacgatgatgatgatgatgggagtaagagcgggtccgagaatgggggggagcccggtggagaagagaccgctcccggaGATAGCCAAGAAACTTAGACCTTAGTTTCTATGTtgcaatcaatcatgtaaacaattttgtatatataaatatctttttattttaccgacttgcttctgttttgtttcctgccttgtgaagattttattcatgctTTATGAATGTTTTCTTAAGGATTTAGgaaatttgatcgaatttggacttcatagtctttataaccgagtgagcgcttACTCAAGCTTGAAataagtagcccataggcttatcagtcgagtgagtgattcaaactcgaagtaatacagcccgtaggtgtaatagttgagtgagtgcttgctcgaactcgaaataaaaatagcatgtggcttagtagtcgagtgaatgattcgaactcgaagtaatatagcccgtaggcataatgatcgagtgagtgcttgctcgaactcgaaataagagtagcccgtaggcttattagtcgagtgaatgtttcgaacttgaagtaatatagcccataggcgtaatagtcgagtgagtgcttgctcggactcgaaataatagtagcccgtaggtttattagttgagtgaatatttcgaactcgaagtaatatagcccgtaggcgtaatggtcaagtgagtgcttgctcggacttggaataagagtagcccgtaggcttattagttgagtgaatatttcgaactcgaagtaatatagcccgtaggcgtaatggtcgagtgagtgcttgctcgaactcgaaataagagtagcctgtaggcttattagttgagtgaatattttgaactcaaagtaatgtagcccgtaggcataatggtcgagtgagtgcttgctcggactcggaataagagtagcctgtaggcttattagtcgagtgaatgttttgaactcgaagtaatatagctcgtaggcataatgatcgagtgagtgcttgctcgaactcgaaataagagtagcccgtaggcttattagtcgagtaaatgtttcgaactcgaagtaatatagcccataggcgtaatagtcgagtgagtgcttgctcgaactcaaaataagagtagcccgtaggcttattagtcgagtgaatgcttcgaactcaaagtaatatagcccgtaggcgtaatggtcaagtcagtgcttgctcgaactcgaaataagagtagcccgtaggcttattagtcaagtgaatatttcgaacttgaagtaatgtagcccgtaggcataatggtcgagtgagtgattgctcggactcggaataagagtagcccgtaggcttattagtcgagtgaatgtttcgaactcgaagtaatatagcccgtaggcataatggtcgagtgagtatttgcttgaactcgaaataagagtaggcagtaggcttattagtcgagtgaatatttcgaactcgaaataatgtagcccgtaggcttgatagtTGAGTGAGTATTGCTCGAACTCATTGATttaccttaagcctgtttgcataataaaacTCGAAATAAGGGAatctttcttggatataagatatcggtagagaagaaatttttctttgcaagtcattatacatgtgtccatgtattgtgtcagggctcgggccaactacatgagcatggttcgttttgaccatttggctcttacaaccaTTCCTATTGGAACTTTGTTgttacgaaataactttcttgcatcagaacttgatatatttgagggctaatgccccccagtattcgaggtcgattgtaaagaggcctcagatactgtcgAATTGTTTCTAAGTTTAGTACGATTACTGGTtggctcattaaaaaccttgccgaaaacccatttgggataaaaccggtctaagggaaaaagagtgcaacgcatg
The DNA window shown above is from Nicotiana tomentosiformis chromosome 8, ASM39032v3, whole genome shotgun sequence and carries:
- the LOC138898260 gene encoding uncharacterized protein yields the protein MGDNKNEESTSGVSNTSLASSLMTRIMSNTKFAVEIFDGSGHFGIWQAEVLNVLFQQGLDIAIEENKPDNIGEGDWKIINHVAYGTIRSYLTREQKYPYTKETSAKSVMRLMDRDEEEEEEEEEEEENNGSALAARTEKTTDIPQAAGSMVVHKAPPRTGDISKKDSGRVSEFLEIEDVSHRSQQMGDMSERALLESLRTKENAPIYREAWSQSRTELHRYEAEIQCVTEERNSLKLLLGQMGEEIKDLRAELAKAHQDQIDMSEQQKIEMIEKLHEEVDVVKAESLKWKEGMDRFAIEKEAARAQLSSTKNQLQKIKEKGSVQARRIEELEARLSSKLAKAESDAKKAKKDMDALVAVYRADAEVAQVQAREAAETADTRVHWVAELAKCRSRRETLEEIHARDFDLTEEIKRSKELEVDAKALAFNDDDDDDGSKSGSENGGEPGGEETAPGDSQET